The DNA region ACTCCTGCAGCGGGTGCACGAACGGCTTCTCGGTGCGCTCACACGAGGTCAAGACTAGCTCCTCGACAGACTCGAACACCTGTTCACCGGCGTCCTGCGTGGCGTGCAGGGCGTTAATGACGCcctccaccgcctgcgcctgggccagcacctccgccagtTCCTCGCGGTAGTGCTTGTAGTTGGGGTCGAGACTGTCCATGGAGCTGTCTCGGTTATGCTGCGCAAGCCGGGCCTGGCGCTCCAGCGtgtcgaggcggtgcgtcTTCTTCACCGTGAGCTCTccacacacgaacacaaaCGCACGGTAGGCCTTGAGGAACTCGTCCGACTCGTGGTCGATGATGGAGTTGAGAGCCTTCTCCGCGTCCTCCTGGGGCAGCTTTTCGACCATGTTCTTTACGTACTTCTCCATCTCACGGATTACAGGCTCGCATCCATGGCAGTACTCaaggcaccgccgcagccgctgcaggtgctggtCCCCTATAGTGACGAACTCCTCGTGCGCCGTCACGCGCTTCGCCTCTTCCTGGACGGCCTTCACCACATCCTGCGTCAtggcccgctgctgctccatcaCCTTCCGCAGCTCCACCACTTTCTCTAGTATTTCGTTCACTAGCTGCACCTTATGCTCCACAACGGAGCTGAGCGACGCCTCCATCTTCTGCTTCTGATGCTGATAGGCGgccttcgccgcctcgtGCATGGCGGcctcgcgcgcacgcgactCTTCGCACCTCTCCAGATCCGCCCTTAATGCAGACTTGATGGCATGCTTGTCGTCGCTGAAGGCCTTCACGGCatcctcggcgtcctcgcgcagcttctgcAGCCGCTCACCAAAGTGCACCACttcgctgtcctcctctGTGGAGCTGAGAAAATGGAGGCGCTTCACGTAGGAGACGAGGTACTCGTAGCGAGCCGCGatgaggtggcggtgggccCGCTCCACCTCGACGACGTCGCTGTGGCTGAGGGCGGCATCGTAGACGGCCTGGGCCTCGTCCACCTGCGTCGCGTACTTGTGTTGCTGCGTATTCATCTCCGACAGCTCATCCTTGATCTCCTCGGTGGGGTCCACATGTTGGATTtcatgcagcgccgccagcgtctCGGGAAGATTGATGACGGTGCTTTGGGGGGCATGCGGCTTGATGGCGTTCAGACTGTCCTTCAACACGAGGTAGCGACCCCGCGGCAGATCCTTGTCGGTCAGCTGGTACAAGGTGTTTGCGAAGGCGCTTGCGTCCAGTGCCGGACGCGTGCACAGGTCTTCGATCTCCTCCGAGGTCACGCGCTGTTCGCACTCCCCCATAAAGCGCGCCTCATCCCAGCCAGCAGGGCGCTCGTGACGGTAGCGCTCATGCAGCTTCGCGACGGCTTCCAAAATGTGCTCGCCGTTGAccgccagcggtggcagGCGGCCTTCCGCGTACGTGACGAAGTTGTCGGCGATGGTCAGGCCATTTTCCGCGAGctcggcaacggcagcgacggcgcggtgaTTCTCGACATTCTGCACGTCCCGTGACGGGTACGTGGGCGGGATAATCGCGCTGCCGTTCATCATAGCGTTgtccttccttctctcttaGTGTGCTGATCGCGTGTGCGCAAGGTGCCttgtgagggggggggaggtgcgcAGGAAggggcgagcgagagagggaccGGAGGGCGATGTGGGTGAGACGATGCAGCGCTGGGGTGGGAGCGACTTTCTGCTACGGACACAAACGcgagaaacacacacacacacacacacgcggagagGCTCAAAGTTCGACAGTGCTGAGAGACGATACATCAATCGGCAGGGGGACCACAAAGCCGTCgggcgggtgtgcgtgtggggaggggggggggtgtaggaagagggggaggggaaggggccAGCGCCACATCAACATGTGGACGGGCCGTACGGCGTGCAAGAGAGTGAAGGGACAGGCAAGTTTGGCGCTGGGGAGGACGGGGGGCAGAGACGCACCTGCATAAGTTCAAGTCGCAGATTCGCACACCTGCATGAGCGATGCCTGTAAGCAACCTGAGCACGACACGCACATTCAGAGGAACACAGTGGGTGCCGGTGTGCGTCCATCATGCCTGTGTCGAGACGACTTTGTGCCGCGCGGTGGCCTACACATCTTTAGCTCAACACCGAGATTTTCGTTTCTCTTcaacgtgtgtgtgtgtgcgtgtgcgtgtttatTTCTCTgccgtgcagcacgcgctgAGCGCCACACCACGCCCCGTCACCGACCCTGCCTCAagctctcctcccccaccccaccccacacagccgctccccacaccatgccggtcgccacccctggtgcatcccccctccccctccccctctccctcggggcagcacacgcaggctCCTCCCCACACATCAGTGGGccgtgcgagggccgggtgaggcatacgctcgagtcgccCTGACGCGTGCTGCCCATCGTatggatggcgcagacgTGTTCGCTGTCGAGCCTCGCCCCGAcgcaccaccagaggtgggCTCTGCACTGGCAGGGATAtaaaggggggggggctgcttggcctccccaacacagagagcgagtggTGAGGTGGAGGGTTGCACGGGGTCCTGAGACACCACGCGCTGAGAGGTGTGCCCTCTTCTGTCATGAGAAGCACGAAAAATCGCAGGTGAGGTTTTCGCAGGTTGAGGGTGATGGTGAAGGGAGTGGGCCCGTTTCTGGCGGTGCCCACAAGCAAGATAGAGCGCAAGTACGCATCCACGCACCCAgatgcacgtgcgcacacccGCATGGGTCGAGCGCGCGTCGACACAGTCAAGCACGgaggcgatggtggtggtggtggtgtgtgtgtgtgggtgggtgggggtgggggcgtgGCGAGTGTCCACGTAAATACAAACGAAAATCACAAAGCAGAGATATGAGCCGACCGCAAGCGGGAACGCGCGCAGACTCGggcgtgcatgcgtggctgtctccccccaccccattGCTGGCTTTACCAAGAAGCCATGATGGGCCAGAGAGTGGGAAGCAGGGTGTGATAGCTGAGggaaggagaaagagaggaagaggtgcgGAATGCCGTGTGTCGGGACGGCGTCCGCTTGGGAGAGACACCGTTGAACTCACTTGCAGACTCGTGTGCGCTGAATCCTGCTGGGTCACTGCAAACGCTTCTTGGCGggctctcctctcctctctggcCCGTCCATGCCCAGTCGATCAAACCATGTCGGCGCTGTGCTCTTAGTTGTCGGACCTTGAGTTCACGCCAGGGTGGTGCCTCTGCGCCTTCTTACGCTGCGCAGCCGACACGAGCCGGTCGTCATAGTCATCGGGCTGCATGCAGTGGTACCAGAGCACGGCCAGCCCGGTGCCGATGACGagggtgctggcggcggcgatcaGGAGAGTGTAGAGCGGGTCGAGCGGCTTCTTGTACTCGTGCGCGTTGGTGGGTGGCTCGGTGAGGTCCGTGAAAGAAACGTGAATGCGGGCAACGCGGTAGTAGTAGATGGACGGGCCCCCTTTGAGACCCACCTCCACGTACATCTGGTTGCCCTCCACGAACTCGTTAGGGACGGTGGAGAGGTCGAGGGTCAGTGAGTGCGAGGAGACGCCATTGGGGTTGCCGAGATACTGCTTCAGCACTGACTCTGTCTTCAGTGgcacctccttcagctgATCTTTCGTCTTGCGCGGCGAGGTGAAGCAGAACACAGccgagaaggcggcggcggcaagcaGCTCCGTGTTGGCCGATAAGTAAAACCCGACGTCGTtcgtcgacggcggcaacTGACCCGAACCAGCGTAGCCGGCCACCAAGTAGCTGAAGACGTCTGTGCTCATCGACAGCTCACTGTAGTGGCCCATAACAGATCTGGTGCCGCTCATGACCACCCACTGTAGGCCTTCTGATTCCTGTGGCACCTGGGGAGGCACATGATGACGGAATACCGATGCAGCCAGCATGGCGTCGTCGCTGAGGAAGTTGTACTTCCACGTGacaggcagctgcagcgtgctGTTTCGATTCGTCTTGATGCAGTACTCCCCTTCCATGGTTCCGGGCAACCCCAGCGCTACATCAGCGTGGCTGAAGCACAGGTGTTTGTCCTCGAGAAGGACCTGTACGTCCAGCGGTCGACTGCGGCACAGATAGCTGCTTTCGTTGACGCGGGTCATGTAGTAGTcttgcgcgcacacgcaggtcTGTGTGAACGGCTCCTCTTCGGAGATGTACCCGTTGCACTGCTCCTTTTCATGCGAGGAAAGTGACACATACTCCGCTGCAGTGTAGGTGTCATTGGAGTTTCTGCATGCAACGATGGCGTTGGAAGAGTAGGCGTTGACACCGCTGATGCAGCTGAGAGGGGTCGCCTCTGCAGGCTGCGTCACCAGCGTCTCCGCCTGCTGGTGGATCGCGCTGCTAAATACctggcgcagcggtgcgaaGTCGGTGCGCGGTGTGCTCACCGCCCGGGCCGCTTGCTGAATAGGTGCAAGGGTAGTGTGCATGTTGGTCGGCGACATGAAAGGCGGCGCTGTGGCACTCCCCACTTCCGCGCCGAGGTCTGCATCTGCCTCTACCTTGGCGAGGAGTGCGTCTGTCTCCTTGGCGAAAGAGGCTCCGACCAAGACGGACGCAAGCGTGCGGCCAGCGCTGGCGAGCCTCATCACCGACTGAACGCTGGACTGGACCACGACGTGGGGATGCTGCAGGCACTGCGTGACAACTGCAAGCAGTGGCATGCGATCGACGCTTGGCATGGGTGCGGAGCTTGCAGAAGGATGCAGCTGCCTGTCTTCTGTGAAGTGGCTTGCACTGACGTCGATGCCAGTAGTATCGCTCTCGTAGTGTCTGCCAACGAAGAGCTCCAGAGCCACCCCGACCCGCTCTGCATAGGCAGCGAAGGAGCGGAGGCgttggcgctgcgccgccatcggcggcgacgacacaTGTGTTGGggccactgccaccgctgccacggaggcgaagaaggttGTGTGCAGCAGTAGAAGTGCTGCGGTTGCCAGgacggccgcagcggcaactTTTCGCGTCATCCTGAGGGGTTGTGAGCGTGCCGCTCCTAGAGGCTCGTCTCCACTGTTTTCCTGCgtgcaacggcggcggtggtggttgcgtgggaagagggcgagggacGAAGGTGTGGAGGCGGGCCGCTTCTATCTGTATCGCGGTGAAGCCCgggtatatatatatatatatgtatctgtgtgtggggggggaggggaggggaggggagggagccACACAACGAGGGAACCCGAGACCACAAAGCTGAGCGGGGGATGGGGGAGACCAGCCCACGAGCGGGAGGGGCGGAAACGCACACAAAAGCAGCAAGGCAACTATTTGTAAAtacggagagggagagggagaaactCTTGACAGGCCAGGCAACTACAACAAAATCCAAAGTGTTGGAGAGGTTCCACTCCAGGGAAGAGCGCTGCAAGCAACCTAACAAAACAAGGCGGTCACACACCGGTGGACACGGGCGTCTAGGAAGCTGTTGGGCGGAGGAGCACCACGTGCACGGCCATGGAACGGGAGAGAAACTTGAAGCCACGGAGAAGAGCAAGCAGCCAATGAAAGGGATCAGGTGCGGGCGTGAGCTGAGAGGGCGCAGTGAGCGCAGATGTGCGGAGTCGCTTGGGGCGATGATGTGGACGCGAAACGACAAGGCGGAAAGGGCGGCGGGGGGAGGTGggagaggcgctgcagcgtgcaCCAGCTTGAAGACTACCAGAGCATCGCAGTGAAActcacacacagagggagagacaaaCGATGGACAGAGGTAGGGATGGCACGTTAGAAAGGGcaaggagggaaggggagaggacGCGCACCTCTGCACGCAacgagcggcggtggtgacacCCGCACCCGACAGCGTCATGGAGTCGCCCATTGAGTGTGGGAAGCCAGGCACGTAATGAATTCACGCCTCTCGCCTCGCCTCGCCGTGAGAAAGTACAGAGGCACGAGAGGTGTGAGGGATGGGCGCGCAGGTGAGGTCTACCTGCGTgtagggggagaggaggggaggataAAAGCACTCGCTCAGGGCAGTGGTGTTTCGCCTGCCACGCCCGCAAGCGCGTCGTATTTTcttcaccgcagcagcggtggcggcggcggaagtgGCGCAGGGGTCGCTGTGCCCTTCACCATGTCCCTTTCATCTGTGTGCCTGAGCGAGAAGGCGACTCTCTTGTTGGTCTccgaaggaggtggaggtagtggtggaggtggaggtggaggagttGGGCGTCGAGACGACaacgaaaacgaagaagCGATGacgaagggggggggagggggaaacaagaaaatgtgtgtgtgtgtgtgtgtcactcGTTCTGAGATAGAAGACAAACCCTGCACGCCTTTGTGCAGCGTGGCGCGGACGGCGAGCGGGAGACGCGCGCACCACGAGGTCACGAGGGCATcagagaggagaag from Leishmania major strain Friedlin complete genome, chromosome 9 includes:
- a CDS encoding putative paraflagellar rod component, with protein sequence MNGSAIIPPTYPSRDVQNVENHRAVAAVAELAENGLTIADNFVTYAEGRLPPLAVNGEHILEAVAKLHERYRHERPAGWDEARFMGECEQRVTSEEIEDLCTRPALDASAFANTLYQLTDKDLPRGRYLVLKDSLNAIKPHAPQSTVINLPETLAALHEIQHVDPTEEIKDELSEMNTQQHKYATQVDEAQAVYDAALSHSDVVEVERAHRHLIAARYEYLVSYVKRLHFLSSTEEDSEVVHFGERLQKLREDAEDAVKAFSDDKHAIKSALRADLERCEESRAREAAMHEAAKAAYQHQKQKMEASLSSVVEHKVQLVNEILEKVVELRKVMEQQRAMTQDVVKAVQEEAKRVTAHEEFVTIGDQHLQRLRRCLEYCHGCEPVIREMEKYVKNMVEKLPQEDAEKALNSIIDHESDEFLKAYRAFVFVCGELTVKKTHRLDTLERQARLAQHNRDSSMDSLDPNYKHYREELAEVLAQAQAVEGVINALHATQDAGEQVFESVEELVLTSCERTEKPFVHPLQEFGYESVAARTRFVNRSMKYVEGEEQEVFQKKARIAEAKALVEQEQEALERGVSAAAIAAPAAASLNAADGADPAPAQIEA